From one Coffea eugenioides isolate CCC68of chromosome 11, Ceug_1.0, whole genome shotgun sequence genomic stretch:
- the LOC113753014 gene encoding uncharacterized protein LOC113753014 isoform X2, whose amino-acid sequence MAAPSSPFHCSSAAAITLAHYYFPNRRRFHLSSSFTCHRSSSGPTENKLTPTSHGTNVKQKQSRQPKFLVKFRDSDFSNSEKEPDLSKKSVGLPESRSFERKALWRKILFASKKVRGILLLNVITIIYASNIPIVKEVEAFIDPEAFTIVRFVLSAIAFSPFVLKARDDVQTRNAGIELGFWISLAYLMQALGLQTSDAGRASFLTMFTVIVVPLLAGILGSKIPARTWFGALVSIVGVGMLESSGSPPCVGDLLNFSSAVFFGVHMLRTEHISRATTKENLLPLLGYEVCVVAFLSTLWYVLGVCSGGTQALNPSSWTWAKFADWMVAFPWVPAIYTGIVSTGLCLWVEIAAMRDVSATETAIIYGLEPLWGAAFAWFLLGERWGVNGWIGAALVLGGSLTVQIQGASSSTTSQKDERSIEKSGDPPDKENMLSTPSVLVNSRNDSRTLLKK is encoded by the exons ATGGCTGCACCTTCATCTCCGTTTCACTGCAGCTCTGCCGCAGCAATCACGCTCGCTCACTACTATTTCCCGAACCGGCGTCGTTTTCACCTCTCTTCTTCTTTCACTTGCCACCGTAGTAGTTCCGGTCCGACGGAAAACAAACTTACTCCGACGTCGCATGGAACAAACGTTAAGCAGAAACAATCACGCCAGCCGAAATTCTTAGTTAAATTTCGAGATAGCGATTTCTCAAATAGTGAAAAGGAGCCCGACTTATCTAAAAAAAGCGTTGGTTTACCGGAAAGTCGAAGCTTTGAACGGAAAGCGCTATGGAGAAAGATTTTATTCGCATCGAAGAAAGTGAGGGGCATTCTCTTGCTCAATGTCATCACAATAATTTACG CTAGCAATATTCCTATAGTGAAAGAAGTGGAAGCATTTATTGATCCTGAAGCATTCACTATTGTCAGATTTGTTTTGTCTGCAATCGCATTTTCGCCATTTGTTTTGAAAGCAAGAGATGATGTTCAAACTCGGAATGCTGGGATAGAATTGGGATTTTGGATCAGCCTCGCCTACCTTATGCAAGCACTTGGATTGCAGACGTCCGATGCAGGACGGGCATCTTTCCTCACAATGTTCACT GTGATTGTGGTTCCTTTGCTTGCTGGTATCCTAGGATCGAAGATCCCTGCACGTACTTGGTTTGGAGCCCTCGTGTCTATAGTAGGAGTCGGAATGCTAGAATCCAGTGGCTCACCTCCTTGT GTTGGGGACTTGTTGAATTTCTCAAGTGCCGTATTTTTTGGGGTTCACATGCTAAGAACAGAACATATTTCTAGAGCTACTACCAAAGAGAACCTCTTACCTCTCCTCGGATATGAG GTATGTGTGGTTGCTTTTTTGTCAACGCTGTGGTATGTCCTTGGAGTTTGTTCTGGTGGCACTCAagcattaaatccatcatcctGGACATGGGCAAAATTTGCGGATTGGATGGTAGCATTCCCATGGGTACCTGCAATTTATACTGGTATTGTCTCCACAGGATTATGTCTATGGGTAGAG ATTGCGGCCATGCGAGATGTTTCAGCCACAGAAACTGCAATAATCTATGGGTTGGAGCCGCTCTGGGGTGCTGCATTTGCATGGTTTCTTCTTGGAGAGAGATGGGGTGTCAATGGATGGATTGGAGCTGCTCTTGTTCTAG GTGGAAGCTTAACAGTACAGATACAAGGAGCATCGTCTTCCACTACATCGCAAAAAGATGAAAGAAGCATCGAGAAAAGCGGCGATCCACCAGATAAGGAAAACATGTTGTCTACCCCTTCAGTTCTTGTCAATTCTAGAAATGATTCACGTACCTTATTAAAGAAGTGA
- the LOC113752521 gene encoding tubulin beta-6 chain-like has translation MREILHIQGGQCGNQIGSKFWEVIYDVHGVDPTGHYRGDGSNDLQLERINVYFNEASDGCYVPRAILMDLEPTQWTTVGSALMARSSSPTTSSLVSLVPITTGLKC, from the coding sequence atgaGGGAAATCTTGCACATTCAAGGAGGTCAATGCGGGAATCAAATTGGTTCCAAATTCTGGGAAGTAATCTACGACGTGCACGGGGTTGATCCAACCGGCCATTACAGGGGAGATGGCTCCAATGATCTTCAATTGGAACGCATCAATGTCTATTTCAATGAGGCTTCCGATGGCTGTTATGTTCCTCGGGCTATCCTCATGGATCTCGAGCCGACACAATGGACAACAGTAGGTTCGGCACTTATGGCCAGATCTTCGAGCCCAACAACTTCGTCTTTGGTCAGTCTGGTGCCGATAACAACTGGACTAAAGTGTTAG
- the LOC113754272 gene encoding MLP-like protein 423: MAQLCKLELQTEMKSSPDRVFDIYKNKTSLMPKISPDKLQSIQVLEGDGKSVGSIRLWTYFMETPVVAKDKIDAIDMEKKTITFELIGGEVTSYFKSFKATLQAIAQGDINMVKWTLEYEKAREDIPTPHSHLDFLISCSRDVDAYLLKAQKN, translated from the exons ATGGCTCAACTTTGTAAGCTTGAGCTCCAAACAGAGATGAAATCATCTCCTGATAGGGTATTTGATATTTACAAGAACAAAACCAGCCTCATGCCCAAGATTAGTCCTGACAAGCTGCAAAGCATTCAAGTGCTCGAGGGGGATGGCAAGAGTGTTGGCTCTATCAGACTTTGGACCTATTTCATGG AGACACCTGTGGTTGCAAAAGATAAGATTGATGCTATTGACATGGAAAAGAAAACCATCACATTTGAGCTTATAGGAGGTGAAGTTACAAGCTATTTCAAGAGCTTCAAAGCCACTCTCCAGGCAATTGCCCAAGGTGATATAAACATGGTGAAATGGACTCTAGAGTACGAGAAAGCAAGAGAAGATATCCCAACCCCACATTCCCATCTTGATTTTCTGATAAGTTGCTCCAGAGACGTGGATGCTTACCTTCTCAAAGCACAGAAAAATTAA
- the LOC113753014 gene encoding uncharacterized protein LOC113753014 isoform X1, translating to MAAPSSPFHCSSAAAITLAHYYFPNRRRFHLSSSFTCHRSSSGPTENKLTPTSHGTNVKQKQSRQPKFLVKFRDSDFSNSEKEPDLSKKSVGLPESRSFERKALWRKILFASKKVRGILLLNVITIIYASNIPIVKEVEAFIDPEAFTIVRFVLSAIAFSPFVLKARDDVQTRNAGIELGFWISLAYLMQALGLQTSDAGRASFLTMFTVIVVPLLAGILGSKIPARTWFGALVSIVGVGMLESSGSPPCVGDLLNFSSAVFFGVHMLRTEHISRATTKENLLPLLGYEVCVVAFLSTLWYVLGVCSGGTQALNPSSWTWAKFADWMVAFPWVPAIYTGIVSTGLCLWVEIAAMRDVSATETAIIYGLQPVWGAAFAWFLLGERWGVNGWIGAALVLGGSLTVQIQGASSSTTSQKDERSIKKSGDAPDKENKLSTPPVLVNSRNDSRTLLKK from the exons ATGGCTGCACCTTCATCTCCGTTTCACTGCAGCTCTGCCGCAGCAATCACGCTCGCTCACTACTATTTCCCGAACCGGCGTCGTTTTCACCTCTCTTCTTCTTTCACTTGCCACCGTAGTAGTTCCGGTCCGACGGAAAACAAACTTACTCCGACGTCGCATGGAACAAACGTTAAGCAGAAACAATCACGCCAGCCGAAATTCTTAGTTAAATTTCGAGATAGCGATTTCTCAAATAGTGAAAAGGAGCCCGACTTATCTAAAAAAAGCGTTGGTTTACCGGAAAGTCGAAGCTTTGAACGGAAAGCGCTATGGAGAAAGATTTTATTCGCATCGAAGAAAGTGAGGGGCATTCTCTTGCTCAATGTCATCACAATAATTTACG CTAGCAATATTCCTATAGTGAAAGAAGTGGAAGCATTTATTGATCCTGAAGCATTCACTATTGTCAGATTTGTTTTGTCTGCAATCGCATTTTCGCCATTTGTTTTGAAAGCAAGAGATGATGTTCAAACTCGGAATGCTGGGATAGAATTGGGATTTTGGATCAGCCTCGCCTACCTTATGCAAGCACTTGGATTGCAGACGTCCGATGCAGGACGGGCATCTTTCCTCACAATGTTCACT GTGATTGTGGTTCCTTTGCTTGCTGGTATCCTAGGATCGAAGATCCCTGCACGTACTTGGTTTGGAGCCCTCGTGTCTATAGTAGGAGTCGGAATGCTAGAATCCAGTGGCTCACCTCCTTGT GTTGGGGACTTGTTGAATTTCTCAAGTGCCGTATTTTTTGGGGTTCACATGCTAAGAACAGAACATATTTCTAGAGCTACTACCAAAGAGAACCTCTTACCTCTCCTCGGATATGAG GTATGTGTGGTTGCTTTTTTGTCAACGCTGTGGTATGTCCTTGGAGTTTGTTCTGGTGGCACTCAagcattaaatccatcatcctGGACATGGGCAAAATTTGCGGATTGGATGGTAGCATTCCCATGGGTACCTGCAATTTATACTGGTATTGTCTCCACAGGATTATGTCTATGGGTAGAG ATAGCGGCCATGCGAGATGTTTCAGCCACAGAAACCGCAATAATCTATGGGTTGCAGCCGGTCTGGGGTGCTGCATTTGCATGGTTTCTTCTTGGAGAGAGATGGGGTGTCAATGGATGGATTGGAGCTGCTCTTGTTCTAG GTGGAAGTTTAACAGTACAGATACAAGGAGCATCGTCTTCCACTACATCGCAAAAAGATGAAAGAAGCATCAAGAAAAGCGGCGATGCACCAGATAAGGAAAACAAGTTGTCTACCCCTCCAGTTCTTGTCAATTCTAGAAATGATTCCCGTACCTTATTAAAGAAGTGA